The DNA window TTCCGTCAGGGGGATTGCATAGATTCAATCAAGCCCCCGCACCGGATGAAATTCCGATCGTAGGTCGAGAAATAGCCGATTGGGAAGCAGAAATCGGTCGCCTTTACATCCAAGGAGCAAAAGAGTTAGACGAAGCCAAGCGCAAAGTTATCTATGCTGAAACGCAACGTATAAGTCAAGAGTATTTGCCTTTTATTTACTTAGTTAATCCGCTTTCTCTGGCGGCTGTACGGAATGAGATAGAAGGTGTGAATTTCTCCGGATTGGGTGGCTTACTCTGGAACATTGCCGAACTCAAAATTAATAAAAATAGCCCCAGAGATTCTCAAAAGTATCCTGAGTAGAAGATACTAGGGCTGATTATCTAAAGAAACTAGCGTGACATAACAATATGCTCTTAACTAAGATTTTTTCCCCTATTACTCGCTGTCGTTGGTTTGTAGTTTTGATGGCGGCGATTGTAGCCATATCGCTTACCAGTTGCAATCCAGCCAAATTTAAAAAAGATGGCGATCGCGTCTCTCAGCTAGTCGTCCGCCTCTCCACCGAACCAAAAACATTTAACTACGCCCTCAGCCAAGAATCACCTAATGTTTTTAATTTCATTTATGAGGGTATGATTGCTGAAAATGGCAAAACTGGAGAAATTGAGCCAGGTCTAGCTGAATCTTGGGAAATTTCGCCGGATTCTAAGCAGATAATCTTTACATTGCGAGCAGGATTGAAATGGTCTGATGGGCAACCGTTAACGGCTGATGATGTTATTTTTACCTTCAATGACATCTATTTAAACGAGAAAATTCCCACAGACACCAGAGATGGTCTGCGAATTGGCCAAAGTCGCGCCTTGCCCACTGTAAAGAAATTAGACGATCGCCGTATAGAATTCACTGTACCGGAACCATTTGCCCCCTTACTTAGAGCCGCTGGAGGAGCGGCAATTTTACCAAAACACGCCCTAGAAGAATTCATAAAAACTAAAGACAAAGATGGTAAACCTCGCTTTCTATCAACTTGGGGAACCGATACAGATCCTCAAAAAATTGTTAGCAACGGCCCCTACAAACTAGAAAGCTACCAAGCTACTCAGCGCGTCACTTTTCGTCGCAATCCCTATTACTGGAGACGTGACGAACAGGGAAATTCCCAACCATATATCGAGCGGATTGTCTGGCAAATTGTCGAGCAAAGCGATACAGCTTTAATACAATTCCGCTCCGGACAATTGGATATTATCGAAATTAGGCCCTCAAGTTTTCAGTTATTAAAGCGGGAGGAAAAGCGAGGAAACTTTAGCATCCAAAATGCTGGGCCGGACACTGGCACAATTTTTATTTCTTTCAATCTCAACAAAGGAAAAAGAAACGGCAAACCTCTGGTAAACCCGATCAAATCTCGCTGGTTCAATACAGTTGCGTTTAGACAGGCAGTTGCCTATGGGATCGATCGCCAAACCATGATCAACAACATATATCGGGGTTTGGGCGAACCGCAAAACTCACCCATTTCCGTGCAAAGTCCCTACTACCTTACTCCTCAAGAAGGGCTCCCAACCTACGACTACAATCCCGAAAAAGCCAAGCAATTACTATTAGGAGCGGGATTCAAATATAACAACAAAAACCAGCTGTTAGATGCTGATGGTAACCGGGTGCGCTTCTCGCTGCTATCGCCTGCTACTGGCGGTAGGGATAGCATAGGTTCCCAAATTAAGGGAGATTTAGAAAAAATCGGCATTCAAGTCGATTTGACTCCCCTTGATTTCGGCGCACTTGTAGACAAACTTTCCAACACCCTCGATTGGGAATGCCATTTACTTGCTTTTACCGGAAGTACCGAACCGCACAGCGGTTTTAATATCTGGTCTCCTGACGGGGGATTGCACAGTTTTAACCAAAAACCTCAATCGGGACAAACACCTATAGAAGGACGGGAAATTAGCGATTGGGAGAAAAAAATCGGCGATCTTTACATTCAGGCAGCACGAGAATTAGATGAAGCCAAACGCAAAGCTATTTATGGGGAAACTCAAAAGTTAGCGCAAGAATATCTGCCGTTTATTCATTTAGTTAACCCGCTGGCTTTGGCGGCAGTTCGCAATAATATTCAAGGTGTAAAATATTCGGCTCTGGGAGATTACCGTTGGAATGTATACGAATTCAAAACAATTGAAAATTAATCATTTTGCAGTTCATCGTTAATAATTAGAGGTGATTAGCAATGAGGCGCTGGGTTGTTGTTCAAATTACGCTGATTTTGGCGATCGCACTCACTGGTTGCAACCCAGCCCAACTCGTAAATACTGCCCCTGTTTCCCAGTTAGTTATCGCCATTCTCAGCGAACCCAAGACTTTTAACCCGGCATTAGTCCTGGCATCGCCTAATATTCTCAGCCTCACCTATGAAGGTTTAATTGCCGAAAACGGACGCGGTGAAATCATACCTGCCCTTGCCGAATTTTGGCAAATTTCCGAAGACAAAAAGCGAATTATTTTTACTTTACGGGGGGGATTGAAGTGGTCAGATGGGCAACCGCTCACGGCAGATGATGTTATTTTCACATATAAAGATGTCTACCTCAACGAAGCACTTCCTATTGGTGTAATAGATATTTTCCGCATTGGCGATCGACTAACTTTACCCAGCGTTCGCCAACTAGACGATCGCCGAATTGAATTTACGACAAGCGAGCCTTTTGCGCCCTTCCTTCGTGCCACAGGCTTGCCAATTTTACCGCGTCATACTTTGCAGTCAGCAGTACAAACAAAAGACAAAGAAGGAAATTTCCAACTGTTGAGAACTTGGGACAACAGCACTCCACCAGAACAAATTATTGTTAATGGCCCTTATCGTTTAGAGAAGTATAACACTAGCGGCGAACGGCTGATATTTCGCCGCAATCCCTACTATTGGCGCAAAGATGCCCAAGGCAAACAACAGCCTTATATTGAGCGAATAATTTGGCAAATAGTTACATCTACCGATACATCTTTGCTACAGTTTCGTTCCGGGGGATTAGATGCCATTAATGTGCAACCGGATTATTTTTCTTTGCTCAAACGAGCGGAAAAACAAGGAGATTTTACCATTTATAATGGTGGTTCTGCATACAGCGACACATTTATCAGTTTTAATCTCAATCAAGGACGCCGAAACGGACGCCCCCTAGTTGACCCGATTAAGTCTCGCTGGTTTAATAAAGTGGAGTTTAGACAAGCGGTTGCTTATGCGATCGATCGTCAGCGAATGATTAACAATATTTTTCAGGGACTGGGTGAGATGCAAAATTCATCTATTTCCGTGCAAAGTCCCTATTATCTTTCGCCTGAAGCTGGATTAAAAGTCTACAATTACAATCCCGAACAAGCCAAACAATTACTTTTACGAGCCCAATTCAAATACAATCATAAAGGCGAACTGCTGGATGCTGAAGGCAACCGAGTTCGCTTCACCTTAATTACCAATGCGGGAAATAAAATTCGGTCAGCAATGGCAGTCCACATAAAGCAAGACTTGAGCAAAATCGGCATTCAAGTAGATCTAAACCTAATAGATTTTAGTGTTTTGGGAGAAAAGTTGGGTAGCTCCTTGGATTGGGATTGTTATTTATTGGGTTTTGGTGGTGCGATCGAACCGAATGACGGATTTAATATTTGGTCTTTGTCTGGTGCATCCCACACATTCAATCTACAACCTCAAACAGGACAAACTCCCATCACAGGGAGAGAAGTAGCAGAATGGGAACAAAAAATTGCCAATCTCTACATTCAAGGCGCAACGGAGTTAGATGAAACGAAACGCCAAGAAATTTATGCAGAAACTCAACGCCTTACCCAAGAATACTTACCATTTATTTACTTGGTAAACCCGCTGGCGATGGCGGCAATACGCAATAAAATTAAAAATGTAAAATACTCAGCCATAGGAGGAGCTTTCTGGAATATTTACGAGCTGATAGTCAAATAAAATGTAGTGTAAATCAACTAAGTCATCAATCTAAAATTTAAAAGCAAAATGATTTCTGCTATCTCCTCTAATTTCCGTCGTTGCCTCTCAGCTTTACTGGTGCTAATTCTAGCCTTAACTTGTCAGTTTGCCCTGACTGGCTGTCGGGTCGCGCAGTTCAAAACAAAATCTGCACAAGTCTCGCAACTGGTACTGACTGCCCTTACCGACCCCAAAACTTTTAATCCCGCACTCAATCAAGAATTTCCCAACATTTTTCTGTTTGCTTTTGATAGGTTGACTACAGAAAATGGCGTCACGGGTGAAGTAGAACCAGCTTTAGCTGAATTCTGGGAAATTTCTCAGGACAAAAAGCGAGTAGTGTTTACCCTGCGGGAGGGATTGCAATGGTCGGATGGGCAACCGCTGACAGCAGATGATGTCGTTTTCACCTTTGAAGATGTCATTTTTAACAAACAAATTCCTACTGATTTTAAAGATAGCTTTAAAATCGGTGCCAGCGGGGCTTTTCCAAAAGTTCGTAAAATCAGTAATCGCCAAGTAGAATTCATTTTGCCAGAGCCTTTTGCCCCTCTTTTGCGAGCAGTTGCAGGGCCAGAAGGTGTGTCGATTTTGCCCAAACATATTTTACAAGCATCTGTACAAACTAAAGGTTCAGACGGAAATCCTCGGTTTATATCTACTTGGGGAACGGATACCGACCCAACTAAAATTGTGGTAAATGGGCCATATCAACTGGAAAGTTTATCTCCCGGTCAACGGTTGGTATTTCGCCGCAATCCCTACTATTGGCGCAAAGACGAACAAGGCAACCAAATGCCTTACATTGAAAGGATTATTTGGCAGTTTATTGAAAATACAGACACCCAGTTGCTGGCGTTTCGTTCTGGCGATTTAGATGTCATGGGTGATGTGCGTCCGTTACGTCCGGAATATTATTCTTTGTTGAAGAAGCAAGAAAAGCAAGGTAAATTTAAAGTTTATAACGGTGGCCCTTGGTCTGGCACGACTTACATTACTTTTAATCTGAGTAAGGCGAGGGATAAAAATAATCGTCCGTTTGTCGATCCAATTAAGTCTCGCTGGTTTAATAATTTGGCATTTCGGCAGGCAGTTGCTTATGCGATCGATCGCCAAAAAATGCGCGACAATATCTTTCGGGGAATTGGCGAATTGCAAAATTCACCGATTTCCGTACAAAGTCCCTACTACCTCAAAGATGGATTAAAAGTTTACAATCACAATCCAGAAAAAGCAAAACAACTATTGATATCTGCGGGTTTTAAGTATAACGATCGCGGAGAACTTCTCGATGCTGATGGCCATCGCGTGCGCTTTACATTCCTGACTAATTCCGGCAACAAAATTCGCGAAGCAATTGGCGCTCAAATCAAAGATGACCTTAGCAAAATCGGCATTCAAATTGACTTTACCCCTATTAATTTTAACACGCTAATCGATAAAATTAATACTTCGCGAGATTGGGAAGCGCACATGATCGGATTTACAGGTGGAATCGATCCGCACGGTTTAACAAATCTGTGGACTAGCAGAGGAGGTTCCCACACATTCAACTTAGCACCTCAACCCGGTCAACCTCCTATTAAAGGCTGGCAACCGCTGGACTGGGAGTTAGAGATCGATCGCCTTTTCGCAGCAGGAGCGAGAGAATTTGACGAAACCAAACGCCAAGCGATTTATGCAGAATTTCAGCGCATTGTACAAGAACAGTTACCTGTGATTCATTTAGTTAATGAAACTGCTTTGATGGCAGTGCGAGATCGCGTCCAAGGAGTCAAATACACTGGCTTACCCAGTTGGGGATTGTGGAATATTCAAGAACTTAAAATTGTCAACAAATAAAAGGCTTTTGAGACTCCCCGCGATAAATCGATGCTTATTCTCGATTCGCGGAGAGTCCTTGTCTAGACTCAGTAATGAGTCTAGAGGTTTTTTGGTAATCTTTATGTTATAGTGAATGGTGTTTATCGTTCATTTTCATTGCTTGTAGCTAATTCAATCAACTATAAGCAATCAACAACGAACCATGAACAATAGATATCTCCAGAAAAAACTCTCAAAAGCAGGCAAGATGCCTACCACACAATAATTTTTGGAAATGTCTAATGAACAATGAACGACGGATAGAAAAAAACACCCATGAAGAGAACTATAGATTGGAAGCAAACTTTCTGGATTACCGCCGGTTTATTACCTTCGATTCTGATTAGCATAGGCCCAGTAGTTGCTGTTGTTGGCACACCTTCCATACTGATCTGGACGCTATCAACTTTAATCGGTTTCGCGCAGCTATTTTTATACGCAGAACTGGCTGCTATCTTTCCCAACAAAACAGGAGGTGCTGCTGTCTACGCTGCTGTCGCATGGCTTCGCTACGGCAAAATTTTTGCGCCGATCAATGTTTGGTGCTACTGGATAACTTGGTCTTCAGCACTCGCAGTTACAGCAGCTTTGGCGGGAAATTATATTGTTAATGGTTTTTTTGCAGGTACGCCATTAGCAAATTTCTCGATTACCCTGCTTGACCTTTCTGCAATCTTGCCAGGAATTAAGTTCAAACTTGATGCCATAATTCTGTGCAGTGCAGCAATTATGCTAGTCGCTTTTTATTTGCAGCATCGCGGACTTCTCCAAACGGCAAGGATACAGTTTGCGTTGGCGCTTCTATCTATAATTCCATTATTTTTGTTGACGATCGTACCTTTGTTGACTGGAAAGATCGATCTAACTCACTTCACACCTTTCATCCCCAAAGATACAACCAGTTGGTCTAGTGCAGCTGCGTTCACCTTGTTGATGGGGGGGATGTTTATGGCAGGCTACATTACCTACGGCGCTGAAATTGCAGTTTGTTATGTCAGCGAATTTAAAGACCCTGCTAGGGATGGCATCCGAGCTATTATCTTAATCGGGGTGACAGCGGCTGTAAGCTTTGTGATTTTCCCTTTCACTTTCTTGGGCGCGTTGGGGATGGAAAATGTTACAGATCCAGCTTTTGCAGCGGGAGATCCCCAAGCAGCAGTCGTCAAACTAGCAGCGATCGCATTTGGAACTGGGTCTGGTAAATTGCTAACGCTGATGCTGATCTTAGCTATGGTACTCGGTATCGTCACAGCAATGTCCAGCAGTTCCAGAACTTTATACCAAGCAGCAGTAGATGGTTTGTTCCCCAAATTTTTGGGTACGCTAAATCATCACGGTGTTCCAGTTGCAGCAATGTGGGCAGACCTCATTTTTAACTTGGTTTTGCTAACTTTAGGAAATCCTATTTTTGTGGTCGCTGCTTGCAGTGTGGCGTACTTTATCTGCATCTGTATGGATTTAAATGCTGTCTGGATGCTGCGACAACAACGGCCAAGTCAACCTCGGAGTTTCCGCGCACCGGATTGGCTTGTTTATGGGGGAATACCAGTTCTCACTGTACTCAATCTATCATTCATGTTTTTTGGCGCTAATGTTTTCGATCCGAATGCTTTGTGGTATGGCTTGGGAGCAATATTATTCATTTTTCCCATTTTCTTCTACAGGCACTATCTAGTTGATAAAGGTGTCTGGCCGGAATCAGCCCAAAAGCATTTTGATATTAGTGAATAGGGAGAGGGGAAAGGGAGAGCGGGGGAGTGGGGGAGTGGGGGAGTGGGAGAGAGAGAAAATTAATCTCTTTCCTCTTCCCATACCCCCAGTCCCTTTTTTTTGACTTTTGACTTTTGACTTTTGACTTTTGACTTTTGACTTTTGACTTTTGACTTATTTATTTTTACCTTCTGCTGGGGGATCTTTTTCTGATGATTCCACTTCGTCTTCGGGCTTACTTATCTCTTGTTTAAAACCGCGCAAAGTTTTAGCTAAAGCGGTGCCCATTTCCGGAATTTTCTTGGGGCCGAAAATTATAATTGCAACTATGGTAATAACGCCGAGTTCTGGCAATCCTAAACCAAACATATCAATCTCCTGTGAATTAATGGGAATGGGGAATGGGGAATGGGAGATGCTTACTGTACAAGCCTTTGGGCAAAAACATCAGTTTTAGTTATCATATGGAGTGGGCTGACATCATTGGTGGCATCATTATTTTATGGTTGAACGTGCAGAAAGTATTTTTTCTCCCTGCCTCTCTGTTAAAATTTTAAAAAAAATAAAAATGCCAGAAACCCTCAGACCTTCTCTTCGCGAACAACAACACCCCCTGATTCGCCAGCTCGCCGACTGCATCGAGTCCACCTGGAAGCAATATCTGGACTTGGAACCGTACCACCTACCAGCTGAGTTGGGATATGTGGAAGGGCGACTGGAGGGAGAAAAGCTCACTATTGAAAATCGCTGCTATCAAACGCCGCAATTCCGCAAAATGCACTTGGAATTGGCCAAAGTAGGTGCAAATTTGGATATATTGCATTGCGTGATGTTTCCCCGTCCGGAATACCCGTTGCCTATGTTTGGCACGGACTTGGTGGGAGGTAGGGGACAAATTAGTGCGGCGATCGCAGATTTGTCTGCCACGAGTCCCGATCGCAGTTTATCACCAGAATACAAAAATGCCCTCGCCGCCTTACCCGATGTAAACTTTTCTCAGCCCCGCGAGCTGCCAGAGTGGGGCGATATTTTTTCCGAATTCTGCTTGTTTATCAGACCCGGTAATGTGGAGGAAGAAGCTTTGTTTCTACAACGGGTGCAGGCATTTTTAGAGATTCACTGTCAGCAGGCGCGACGCCAATCCCCCGTATCTTCCGATGAAGAACGCGATCGCATCCTCGCCGGACAACGCTATTATTGCACCAAGCAGCAAAAAAATGATAAAACTCGACGGGTGCTGGAAAAAGCCTTTGGCTGCGAATGGGCCGAAAATTACATGACCGCAGTTTTATTCGATTATCTTTAACTGCATCACCTATCTGGAGGAAGTGCGATCGGCTCTGTAAAGATTACTTTGAAAGATGGGATTGGGGCAGGGGTCATGGGTAATGACATAGGAGGTTAAACCTATCTATGTAAAATCTCGTGTTTATCTCTGGTTAAAAATACCTAAAACTTGCATTTCGATCTGCTTCAAAAGCTCAGTGGTGTCCCCTACCAAAACAGTCCGATATTAGATGTGTCAAAATCACACAACTTCCTAAAAAATCATGGGGGAAGAAACGCAGTTAAAGGATTGGCTATTCGTAAAACTGACAGGCCGCTGGATATTAATTCTAGCCGTTGCTGCCTCTCTGGGCACTACCGCCTTGGGTTTATACAAGTTTAACGAATTCAAGAACGCACAAAACAAACAGCCAGAACCCGTCGCCACCGCGCCAGCAAAAATCGAGGTGACAGCCTTGGGGCGTTTAGAACCGCAAGGCGAACTGATAAAACTCTCTGCGCCTAGTTCTTTGGAAGGAACGCGGGTGGCACGCTTGCTGGTGAAACAGGGAGATAAAATTGAAAACGGGCAAATAATTGCCTTTTTGGATAGCTACGAACAGCGTTTGGCATCTTTGGAAGAAGCCAAAAGACAAGTGCAAATTGCCCAAGCTAATCTGGCTAAAGTAAAAGCTGGGGCAAAAGCGGGGGAAATTGGGGCGCAGAAAGCTGAAATCACTCGCTTGCAAGCACAACTGGATGGAGAGAAGAAAACTCAACTCGCCACCATCGCCAGACTGCAAGCACAACTGGATGGAGAGAGAAAAACTCAACTCGCCACCATCGCCAGACTGCAAGCGCAACTCGATGGGGAAAAGAACGCTCAAAAGGCAGCTATTGCTAGGCTGCAAGCGCAACTCGATGGGGAGAGGAAAACTCAACTTGCCACCATCGCCAGACTGCAAGCGCAACTCGACGGGGAAAGGAAAACTCAACTTGCTACTATTGCGAGATTGCAAGCGCAACTGGATGGGGAGAGAAAAACTCAACTTGCTACTATTGCGAGATTGCAAGCTCAGCAGAACAATGCGGTAGCGGAATTTGAACGCTATCAAATCCTATACAAACAAGGTGCTATCGACACTTCCAGATTTGACAGTAAACGTTTGGAATTGGAAACTTCCCAACAGCAGGTAAATGAAGCGCAAGCTAGTCTGAAAAGGACTCTGGAAACTCTGATTCAGCAAATTAATGAGGCGCAAGCTACCCGCAACCAAAGTGAGGGAACTTTGCGAGAGCAGATTAATGAAGCTAAAGCTAATTTGACGAAGACCGATCGAACTTTGATTGAGCAGATTAATGAAGCTAAAGCTAATTTGACGAAGACCGATCGAACTTTGATTGAGCAGATTAATGAAGCTAAAGCTACGCTGATCAAGACAGAACAAACTTTAGTTGAGCAGATTAATGAAGCCCAATCGACGCGCAGCCAAACTATAAATACTTTGCTCGAACAAATCGAGCAGGCTAAAGCAACTTTAAACCAAATTGCCGAGGTGCGCCCGACGGATGTGCAAGCGGCGCAAGCGGAGATCGATAAAGAGATGGCTACAGTCAGAAAGGCACAGACAGATTTGGATTTGGCTTCTGTGCGATCGCCCCTCGTCGGTCAGGTTTTGAAAATTAATGCCCGTCCCGGCGAACGCATCGGCGATAATGGCATTATCGAACTCGGACAAACTGACCAAATGTATGTAGTGGCAGAAGTTTATGAAACCGAAATCGATCGGGTGCGTTTGGGTCAACCGGCTAGTGTTTCTAGCAGCGCTTTCACTGGTAAATTAAAAGGAACTGTTGACCAACTCGGTTTAAAAATAGGCAAGAAAAATATTCTTAATGATGACCCCGCAGCCGATCAAGATGCTAGAGTCGTGGAAGTAAAAATTCGTCTCGACGAATCCGATAGCAAGCGAGTCGCCGGCTTGACTAACTTGCAGGTGGAAGTGGCAATTGATGTTTCGCCGACCTCATCTAATAATACGGATATTCCAGAGATATCTCCAGCGGGGGAACGGGGGAGTGGGGGAGCAGAGAAACAATCAATTATGAACAATCAACTATGAAAGTACCTCTAGCATGGCTCCAACTGACTCGCGAAAAAATGCGCCTCGTAGTTGCACTGGCAGGGATCGGTTTTGCCGACTTGCTTATGTTTATGCAACTGGGTTTTAAAACTTCTTTGTTTGAAAGTGCGATCGCTATTCACAAGCGCTTTCAAGGAGACTTGGTTTTAATCAGTCCTCGCTCGGAATTTATCGCCCAAATGGTGAGCTTTCCTCGCACTCGTTTGTATCAAGCGAAAGGATTTGAAGGTGTAGAATCGATTAGCTATTTGTATATTGCACCGGGAAAATGGAAAAATCCAGCTAATCCCAGTTACAATCGCTCGATATTTATTTTCGGTTTCGATCCGGAAAGACCAGTTTTTGATATGCCAGAAGTTAATCAGCAACTGGATAGGATAAAATTGCCGGATGTTTATCTATTTGACCGCAAATCTAGGGCTGAATTTGGGCCTGTGGCCGAGCAATTTGAAAAAGGAAATCCTGTTGTAACTGAATTAAGCGATCGCAAAATCAAAATAGGAGGATTGTTTGACCTTGGCGTGTCGTTTGCAGCCGATGGGAATGTCATCACCAGCGATTTGAATTTTATTCGCGTTACCAAACGCTCTATGGACACAATTGATGTGGGTTTTATCAAACTAAAACCGGGTGCAGACCCGCAAGCTGTCCTGGAAAATATGCAGAAAAAGTTGCCCGACGACGTGAAAGTGCTGACGATGGAAGGGTTTATTCAAATGGAGAAAAAATACTGGGAAACCGGCACAGCGATCGGCTTTATTTTTGGTTTGGGTGTAGCGATGGGATTTATTGTTGGCATCGTGATTGTTTATCAAATACTTTATACCGATGTGGCAGATCATTTGCCTGAATATGCTACACTAAAGGCTATGGGATATACCGACTTGTATCTTTTAGGTGTGGTATTCCAAGAAGCAATTTTACTTTCAATATTAGGCTACATTCCCGGATTTGTGATTTCTTTGGGATTGTACAATCTCGCTAAAAGTGGCACTGGTTTACCGATGGGAATGACCTTCGATCTGGCATCAACAGTGTTTGTATTAACGGTCGTGATGTGCTTTGTATCGGGTGCAATAGCAGTGCGTAAACTACAAGGCGCAGATCCGGCGGATATCTTTTAATATCAAGTCAAAAGTCAAAAGTCAAAAAAGAGAATGGGCTAGTGGGACTTGACCGCTTATAAATAAACAACGAACAATCACCAATGAGCAATCAACCAGTTGTTTTAATTGAAAATCTCAACCATTACTTTGGGCAAGGTTCCCTCAAAAAACAAGCTTTATTTGATATTAACCTAGAATTAAGAAGGGGAGAAGTTGTCATCTTAACCGGGCCGTCAGGGTGTGGAAAAACCACCTTACTAACGTTAATTGGGAGTTTGCGATCGCCTCAAGAAGGCAGCTTGAAAATTTTAGGCCGAGAAATGCGGGGTGCCGGCAAAAAACAACAAGTAGAAATTCGTCGGCAGATTGGCTATATTTTCCAAGCACATAACTTGCTGAAATGCTTAACTGCCGAACAAAATGTGCGAATGTCGATGGAACTGCACAATGGCATTTCTGTACGAGAAGTGAAAGCAAAATCGGTGGCTATGCTAGAGGCTGTAGGCTTGGGAAATCGAGTCGATTACTATCCGGATAACCTTTCTGGGGGACAAAAACAACGGGTAGCGATCGCACGCGCCTTAGTAAGTCATCCCAAATTAGTTTTAGCAGACGAACCCACCGCTGCGCTAGACAGCAAATCAGGTCGCGATGTCGTGGAATTAATGCAGCGTTTGGCCAAAGAACAGGGGTGTACCATCTTAATGGTGACTCACGACAACCGCATTTTAGATGTAGCCGATCGCATCGTTAGTATGGAAGACGGTCGTTTGATCCAAGATACAACCGCAGCCCTTGCATCTCATAGTTAGCCGACAGGAGAATTTTTTACAGGACTTACGCCTCTTGTGACTCAATTGATATCAAAAAACTATAACCCATTGCTTTATTGGACTATTGCCTGCCATAAATGCGTTTTCGATCGCACCGCTCGGTTTCGGAATAACCACGCGGGCGCTGATGCAAATCGGGTTAGTCTGAGCAATTTTAGATTTTAGATTGAGGATGAACGGTAAAAATGCGTTGCAGTACACCCAATCCCCAATCCCCAATCTTACCAGAAGCCAATTCTAAACCGCCGTTTTTAGCGCAAGCGATCGCACTCCTAATGAAATCATTGTCTTAGTTACACCTAACATCATTGATGAATAGTTTTTCGGAGTTCTATCCACGCTGCACTTGAGGGCGAACTACTTACCTGCGTTTTTATTATTAATTGGATTCGGTTTAGCATTAGTGGGATTCGGTTTAGCATTAGTGGGATTCGGTTTAGCCCCAGCAGCTGGCGCTTTCTTCTGAGCTGGCGGCGTTCCGCGTTTGGGCGGCGGCGGTGGCGGGTCAGGTAACCCCCCTGGCCCTCCTCTTTTAGTGGCAAAACTAACATTTACCCCTTCATTAGATTGCTCTATCACCAGCAAAGGAGTAGGTTTAGCCTTCTGATCCCATTGCATATGTACAATGCGACCTTGAATCGTCGGTTGCCAAGTATCGTGGTCATCGGTCGGACTCAAGAAAGTTTCGATGCAATCGATGATTTGATTGATCGTCTGAGAAGTTGCTTGAGTCGGTAACTTCATTAAACGGATTTGAATGCGGAAAAGAACTCCTTTTTTCGACTTGGGGTTGTCTGCTACTTGATACTCCACATCAAACATTTCATCTACTTGCCGTCCCGCATTAGCGGTACTACCAGTAGCCGCAGTTGGTGCAACTTGAGAGGGACGCAGCGCCTGGGAAATTTTATCTTTGACCTTCACCTTAATTTGATTGACAACTGCAAAGTGGAAGACTTCCTCTGCCATCCGCATCCGCAAATAATCCAGGTT is part of the Aerosakkonema funiforme FACHB-1375 genome and encodes:
- the tatA gene encoding twin-arginine translocase TatA/TatE family subunit, translating into MFGLGLPELGVITIVAIIIFGPKKIPEMGTALAKTLRGFKQEISKPEDEVESSEKDPPAEGKNK
- a CDS encoding APC family permease, with the translated sequence MKRTIDWKQTFWITAGLLPSILISIGPVVAVVGTPSILIWTLSTLIGFAQLFLYAELAAIFPNKTGGAAVYAAVAWLRYGKIFAPINVWCYWITWSSALAVTAALAGNYIVNGFFAGTPLANFSITLLDLSAILPGIKFKLDAIILCSAAIMLVAFYLQHRGLLQTARIQFALALLSIIPLFLLTIVPLLTGKIDLTHFTPFIPKDTTSWSSAAAFTLLMGGMFMAGYITYGAEIAVCYVSEFKDPARDGIRAIILIGVTAAVSFVIFPFTFLGALGMENVTDPAFAAGDPQAAVVKLAAIAFGTGSGKLLTLMLILAMVLGIVTAMSSSSRTLYQAAVDGLFPKFLGTLNHHGVPVAAMWADLIFNLVLLTLGNPIFVVAACSVAYFICICMDLNAVWMLRQQRPSQPRSFRAPDWLVYGGIPVLTVLNLSFMFFGANVFDPNALWYGLGAILFIFPIFFYRHYLVDKGVWPESAQKHFDISE
- a CDS encoding phycocyanobilin:ferredoxin oxidoreductase, whose product is MPETLRPSLREQQHPLIRQLADCIESTWKQYLDLEPYHLPAELGYVEGRLEGEKLTIENRCYQTPQFRKMHLELAKVGANLDILHCVMFPRPEYPLPMFGTDLVGGRGQISAAIADLSATSPDRSLSPEYKNALAALPDVNFSQPRELPEWGDIFSEFCLFIRPGNVEEEALFLQRVQAFLEIHCQQARRQSPVSSDEERDRILAGQRYYCTKQQKNDKTRRVLEKAFGCEWAENYMTAVLFDYL
- a CDS encoding efflux RND transporter periplasmic adaptor subunit, which produces MGEETQLKDWLFVKLTGRWILILAVAASLGTTALGLYKFNEFKNAQNKQPEPVATAPAKIEVTALGRLEPQGELIKLSAPSSLEGTRVARLLVKQGDKIENGQIIAFLDSYEQRLASLEEAKRQVQIAQANLAKVKAGAKAGEIGAQKAEITRLQAQLDGEKKTQLATIARLQAQLDGERKTQLATIARLQAQLDGEKNAQKAAIARLQAQLDGERKTQLATIARLQAQLDGERKTQLATIARLQAQLDGERKTQLATIARLQAQQNNAVAEFERYQILYKQGAIDTSRFDSKRLELETSQQQVNEAQASLKRTLETLIQQINEAQATRNQSEGTLREQINEAKANLTKTDRTLIEQINEAKANLTKTDRTLIEQINEAKATLIKTEQTLVEQINEAQSTRSQTINTLLEQIEQAKATLNQIAEVRPTDVQAAQAEIDKEMATVRKAQTDLDLASVRSPLVGQVLKINARPGERIGDNGIIELGQTDQMYVVAEVYETEIDRVRLGQPASVSSSAFTGKLKGTVDQLGLKIGKKNILNDDPAADQDARVVEVKIRLDESDSKRVAGLTNLQVEVAIDVSPTSSNNTDIPEISPAGERGSGGAEKQSIMNNQL
- the devC gene encoding ABC transporter permease DevC — protein: MKVPLAWLQLTREKMRLVVALAGIGFADLLMFMQLGFKTSLFESAIAIHKRFQGDLVLISPRSEFIAQMVSFPRTRLYQAKGFEGVESISYLYIAPGKWKNPANPSYNRSIFIFGFDPERPVFDMPEVNQQLDRIKLPDVYLFDRKSRAEFGPVAEQFEKGNPVVTELSDRKIKIGGLFDLGVSFAADGNVITSDLNFIRVTKRSMDTIDVGFIKLKPGADPQAVLENMQKKLPDDVKVLTMEGFIQMEKKYWETGTAIGFIFGLGVAMGFIVGIVIVYQILYTDVADHLPEYATLKAMGYTDLYLLGVVFQEAILLSILGYIPGFVISLGLYNLAKSGTGLPMGMTFDLASTVFVLTVVMCFVSGAIAVRKLQGADPADIF